One region of Rhodocaloribacter litoris genomic DNA includes:
- a CDS encoding putative molybdenum carrier protein, whose amino-acid sequence MIQKVVSGGQTGVDRAALDAAMAAGVPVGGWCPRGRRAADGPIPARYPLRETPSSVYAERTAWNVRDSDGTLVLLRGAPAGGTALTIREAERQGKPCLVCRPEEAGAPAAVRAWLARHGIRVLNVAGPREEEEPGIYAAARACLARLFEADAAPRS is encoded by the coding sequence ATGATCCAAAAAGTCGTCTCCGGCGGGCAGACGGGCGTGGACCGGGCCGCCCTCGATGCGGCCATGGCGGCCGGGGTGCCGGTGGGAGGGTGGTGCCCGCGCGGGCGCCGGGCCGCTGACGGTCCGATCCCGGCACGTTATCCGTTGCGGGAGACCCCTTCGTCCGTCTACGCCGAACGCACGGCCTGGAACGTCCGGGACAGCGACGGCACGCTCGTCTTGCTGCGGGGCGCTCCGGCCGGGGGGACGGCGCTGACGATCCGGGAGGCCGAGCGACAGGGCAAGCCGTGCCTCGTGTGCCGGCCGGAAGAAGCCGGGGCGCCGGCGGCCGTCCGGGCATGGCTCGCCCGGCACGGGATCCGGGTGCTCAATGTGGCCGGCCCGCGCGAGGAAGAGGAACCGGGGATCTACGCGGCCGCCCGTGCCTGCCTGGCGCGGCTTTTCGAAGCCGACGCCGCACCTCGGTCCTGA
- the proC gene encoding pyrroline-5-carboxylate reductase, with the protein MLTNQTIAILGAGNIGRALIGGMLKSHELNPDQIRATRRNPAMLAALQEQFPGIRTMTDNTAAVQDASVVVLAIKPQNAFEVIREIRQHLPEEVLVISVLAGLTTQVLREAFAREIAVVRAMPNTPMIVDEGATAIAAGALARESHMTIARQLFEGVGMVEVVPEYLMDAVTGLSGSGPAYVYMFIEALTDGGVKQGLPRPQAFRLAAQTVYGAAKLVLESGKHPAILRDEVTTPGGTAIAAVADLEAHGLRTMLINAVATATARSKELSLLKD; encoded by the coding sequence ATGCTGACGAACCAGACGATTGCCATCCTCGGTGCCGGTAACATCGGGCGGGCGCTCATCGGTGGCATGCTCAAGTCCCATGAGCTGAACCCCGACCAGATCCGGGCCACCCGGCGGAACCCGGCCATGCTGGCGGCGCTCCAGGAACAGTTTCCCGGCATCCGAACGATGACGGACAACACCGCCGCCGTGCAGGACGCCTCGGTGGTGGTGCTGGCCATCAAACCCCAGAACGCTTTCGAGGTCATCCGGGAGATCCGGCAGCACCTTCCCGAAGAAGTCCTCGTCATCTCGGTGCTGGCCGGTCTCACGACGCAGGTCCTCCGGGAAGCCTTCGCGCGCGAGATTGCGGTGGTCCGGGCCATGCCCAACACCCCGATGATCGTGGACGAGGGCGCCACGGCCATCGCGGCGGGGGCCCTGGCGCGCGAATCCCACATGACCATCGCCCGGCAACTCTTCGAAGGCGTGGGGATGGTCGAGGTCGTTCCGGAATACCTGATGGACGCCGTAACGGGGCTTTCGGGCAGCGGGCCCGCCTACGTGTACATGTTCATCGAGGCCCTGACCGACGGCGGCGTCAAGCAGGGATTGCCCCGGCCACAGGCGTTCCGCCTGGCGGCGCAGACGGTCTACGGCGCGGCCAAGCTGGTGCTCGAATCGGGCAAGCACCCGGCGATCCTCCGGGACGAGGTGACCACCCCCGGCGGCACCGCCATCGCCGCCGTGGCCGACCTCGAGGCCCACGGCCTGCGGACCATGCTCATCAACGCGGTCGCGACGGCCACCGCCCGCTCGAAAGAGCTGAGTCTTTTGAAAGACTGA
- the hisA gene encoding 1-(5-phosphoribosyl)-5-[(5-phosphoribosylamino)methylideneamino]imidazole-4-carboxamide isomerase — translation MLVIPAIDIRGGRCVRLYQGSYERETVYFEDPVRMAMLWRVMNARTLHIVDLDAARGGAEHNRPIITEICRQLDIPIQLGGGLRTLEDIEAALALGVYRVVIGTAAARNPDLVSEAVERFTCSRIVVGIDAADGEVRVEGWTEGSGLDAVDLALDMEARGVRRIVYTDIGRDGTLQGPNTEAYRVLGKHLRHCRITASGGIGGYQDLLKIKELAPYRVDSVIVGRALYENRFPCQQFWCWHYKDEVDLARFSTAPLRPAAPAEPREAPC, via the coding sequence ATGCTCGTCATCCCCGCCATCGACATCCGCGGCGGGCGCTGCGTGCGGCTGTACCAGGGCTCGTACGAACGCGAAACCGTCTACTTCGAGGATCCCGTCCGCATGGCCATGCTCTGGCGGGTCATGAACGCCCGCACGCTCCACATCGTGGACCTCGACGCGGCACGCGGCGGCGCGGAACACAACCGCCCCATCATCACCGAGATCTGCCGGCAGCTCGACATTCCGATCCAGCTCGGCGGCGGCCTCCGGACGCTCGAGGACATCGAAGCCGCCCTGGCACTCGGCGTCTACCGGGTGGTCATCGGCACGGCAGCGGCCCGCAACCCGGACCTCGTCTCCGAAGCCGTCGAGCGGTTCACCTGCAGCCGGATCGTCGTCGGCATCGATGCCGCCGACGGCGAGGTGCGCGTCGAAGGCTGGACGGAAGGCAGCGGCCTGGACGCCGTCGACCTGGCGCTCGACATGGAGGCCCGGGGGGTCCGCCGCATCGTCTACACCGACATCGGCCGCGACGGCACCCTCCAGGGTCCCAACACGGAGGCCTACCGCGTCCTCGGCAAACACCTCCGGCACTGCCGGATCACCGCCTCCGGCGGCATCGGCGGGTATCAGGACCTGCTCAAGATCAAAGAGCTCGCCCCCTACCGGGTGGACTCCGTGATCGTGGGCCGCGCCCTCTACGAAAACCGCTTCCCCTGCCAGCAATTCTGGTGCTGGCACTACAAAGACGAGGTGGACCTTGCGCGCTTCTCCACCGCCCCGCTGCGACCGGCGGCACCGGCCGAGCCCCGGGAAGCCCCCTGCTGA
- a CDS encoding lysylphosphatidylglycerol synthase transmembrane domain-containing protein — MTQRTRKILAQAGSFVLAGGLLYLALRGVDFSEVGTALRTAEYVWLLPLALVTILSHLFRAWRWQVLLEALPGETPRRVSLREAFGSLMIGYMVNYAAPRAGELARSAHLARRTRQSFSGVLGTVAVERLLDVLVLGLALVSVFFLLLDHLTTLDTLFFAPLRTRLGPGSVLVLGLGVLVVGGLVLLVYRRLVAGGHGGWAGRARTALRSFKAGLLTVLRSRRPGVILFSTLAMWFCYALMAYLPFVLFGMNDAFGLTLVDAWNVMILGAIGVALPSPGGTGSYHYITIETLVHLYGVARSVAASYAIVAHAGQMVLYVMLGFAFLAFQGAGLRTLREVVREPEAPVTAPGPAESLRPPA; from the coding sequence ATGACCCAGCGTACCCGCAAGATTCTGGCGCAGGCCGGCAGTTTCGTGCTGGCGGGGGGGTTGCTCTACCTGGCCCTTCGCGGCGTCGACTTCTCGGAGGTGGGCACGGCGCTTCGAACGGCCGAATACGTCTGGCTGCTTCCGCTGGCGCTGGTGACGATCCTGAGCCACCTGTTCCGGGCCTGGCGGTGGCAGGTATTGCTCGAAGCCCTGCCCGGCGAGACGCCGCGCCGCGTCTCCCTGCGTGAAGCGTTCGGCTCGCTCATGATCGGCTACATGGTCAATTATGCCGCGCCCCGGGCGGGGGAACTGGCCCGGTCGGCACACCTGGCCCGGCGGACCCGGCAATCTTTCAGCGGGGTGCTCGGCACGGTCGCCGTCGAGCGCCTCCTCGACGTGCTCGTGCTCGGGCTGGCGCTGGTGAGCGTGTTCTTTCTGCTGCTGGACCACCTCACGACCCTCGACACGCTTTTCTTCGCACCGCTTCGCACCCGGCTCGGGCCGGGATCCGTGCTGGTGCTCGGCCTGGGCGTGCTCGTCGTAGGCGGGCTGGTGCTGCTGGTCTACCGGCGCCTCGTGGCGGGCGGGCATGGCGGCTGGGCCGGGCGCGCCCGAACGGCGCTCCGGTCCTTCAAAGCCGGGCTGCTGACCGTTCTGCGGAGCCGCCGCCCCGGCGTGATCCTGTTCTCAACGCTGGCGATGTGGTTCTGCTACGCGCTGATGGCCTACCTCCCGTTCGTCCTCTTCGGCATGAACGATGCGTTCGGGCTGACGCTGGTCGACGCCTGGAACGTCATGATCCTGGGCGCCATCGGCGTCGCCCTTCCCTCGCCGGGTGGTACGGGCTCGTATCACTATATTACCATCGAAACGCTGGTGCACCTCTACGGCGTGGCGCGCAGTGTGGCCGCCTCCTACGCCATCGTGGCCCACGCCGGCCAGATGGTGCTCTATGTGATGCTGGGCTTTGCGTTCCTCGCCTTCCAGGGGGCGGGCCTGCGCACGCTCAGGGAGGTCGTGCGCGAGCCCGAAGCGCCCGTGACCGCACCCGGTCCGGCCGAAAGCCTGCGTCCTCCTGCCTAG
- a CDS encoding LolA family protein codes for MRRALLPFCPMTLLTAVLFFGQPAARAQSGQEVVERLKTRYERVDALRAAFRQTLITPDGREGDTFSGTLILRGDQFRVEVPGQTIVTDGRVTWIYNAAENQVLINDYVKDETTFSLNDFLFNFEDRYEIISTGRALLNGKEHRTVRLRPRDPASYFREIMVVMRESDDLITRIEVVDVNETKLVFDLREIELDPPLAPDTFAFTPPPGAEVVDLRSD; via the coding sequence ATGCGACGTGCTCTCCTGCCTTTTTGCCCGATGACGCTCCTCACCGCCGTCCTCTTTTTCGGACAGCCGGCCGCCCGTGCCCAGAGCGGGCAGGAGGTGGTGGAGCGCCTCAAGACCCGGTACGAACGGGTGGATGCCCTCCGGGCGGCCTTCCGGCAGACCCTGATCACGCCCGACGGGCGCGAGGGTGACACGTTCTCCGGCACCCTCATCCTGCGCGGCGACCAGTTCCGGGTGGAAGTCCCCGGGCAGACCATCGTCACCGATGGCCGGGTGACCTGGATCTACAACGCCGCCGAAAACCAGGTCCTCATCAACGACTACGTGAAGGATGAAACCACCTTCTCGTTGAACGATTTCCTCTTCAACTTCGAGGACCGGTACGAGATCATCTCCACCGGCCGGGCGCTCCTGAACGGAAAAGAGCACCGCACGGTGCGGCTCCGCCCGCGCGACCCCGCCTCCTATTTCCGCGAAATCATGGTGGTGATGCGGGAAAGCGACGACCTGATCACCCGGATCGAGGTCGTGGATGTGAACGAGACGAAGCTGGTCTTCGACCTCCGCGAGATCGAACTCGATCCTCCGCTGGCGCCGGACACGTTTGCGTTCACCCCGCCGCCGGGCGCCGAGGTGGTCGACCTGCGGTCGGATTGA
- the thpR gene encoding RNA 2',3'-cyclic phosphodiesterase, which yields MARLFVALDVPRPVRRKLLGLMKPRPGVRWVREEQLHLTLRFLGHVEEAMERAVRERLDAVQAAPFSLRLGGTGVFPGPARPRVLWVGAHAEAGLLSLQQAVEAAVVDAGLPPENRPFHPHVTLARLQRPDTAWIRAFLRDHVDFEAGSFTVGHFALYASTLRPTGAVYERLADFPLNA from the coding sequence ATGGCTCGCCTGTTCGTTGCCCTCGACGTGCCCCGGCCGGTCCGGCGGAAGCTGCTGGGCCTGATGAAGCCCCGGCCGGGCGTCCGCTGGGTACGCGAAGAGCAGCTCCACCTGACCCTTCGCTTTCTCGGCCATGTGGAGGAAGCCATGGAGCGGGCCGTCCGCGAACGGCTCGACGCCGTGCAGGCGGCCCCGTTCTCGCTCCGCCTCGGCGGCACCGGCGTCTTTCCCGGCCCCGCACGCCCCCGGGTCCTCTGGGTGGGTGCCCATGCGGAAGCCGGCCTCCTGTCGCTCCAGCAGGCCGTCGAGGCGGCGGTCGTGGACGCCGGCCTGCCGCCGGAGAACCGCCCGTTCCACCCCCACGTCACCCTGGCGCGCCTCCAGCGACCGGATACGGCGTGGATACGCGCCTTCCTCCGGGACCACGTCGACTTCGAAGCGGGGTCCTTCACCGTCGGGCACTTCGCGCTCTACGCCAGCACCCTCCGGCCGACCGGTGCCGTCTACGAACGCCTCGCCGACTTTCCTCTGAACGCCTGA
- the rlmB gene encoding 23S rRNA (guanosine(2251)-2'-O)-methyltransferase RlmB: protein MGKQPAVPENLIVGRNPVREALARDEGRIEKVLIQQGAGGAAIHAIRRAATQAGVPVQFVPAARMARLAPGLNHQGVAAVAAPVAYLEVEALLNHIAPDPDAVRARRPLLLLLDQIEDPHNFGAILRSAVAAGVDGVIVPRHRMAPLNAATIKASAGTALRVPLARAGNLADVIQQLKERGYWVAGAAGTGATSLWEMDWDRPLALVIGNEEKGLRPRVAGACDYLVSIPMRGPAESLNASVAAGILLFVAMRARTGNPG, encoded by the coding sequence ATGGGAAAGCAACCAGCGGTGCCCGAGAACCTGATCGTCGGGCGGAACCCGGTGCGGGAGGCCCTTGCCCGGGACGAGGGACGGATCGAGAAAGTCCTGATCCAGCAGGGGGCGGGCGGAGCCGCCATTCACGCGATCCGGCGGGCCGCGACGCAGGCCGGGGTGCCCGTCCAGTTCGTGCCGGCGGCGCGGATGGCCCGGCTCGCCCCGGGACTCAACCATCAGGGGGTGGCGGCCGTGGCGGCCCCCGTCGCCTACCTGGAGGTGGAGGCGCTGCTCAACCACATCGCGCCGGACCCCGACGCGGTCCGGGCCCGCCGTCCGCTCCTGCTGCTGCTGGATCAGATCGAAGATCCCCACAACTTCGGCGCCATCTTGCGCAGTGCCGTGGCGGCCGGCGTCGACGGGGTGATCGTTCCCAGGCACCGGATGGCGCCCCTGAACGCGGCGACCATCAAGGCAAGCGCCGGCACCGCCCTGCGCGTCCCGCTGGCCCGCGCGGGCAACCTCGCCGACGTGATCCAGCAACTGAAGGAACGCGGCTACTGGGTCGCCGGCGCGGCCGGTACGGGAGCCACCTCGCTGTGGGAGATGGACTGGGACCGGCCGCTGGCCCTCGTGATCGGCAACGAAGAAAAAGGCCTGCGTCCCCGCGTCGCCGGGGCGTGCGACTACCTCGTTTCCATCCCGATGCGGGGCCCTGCCGAGTCGCTCAACGCCTCGGTGGCGGCCGGCATCCTGCTCTTCGTCGCCATGCGGGCACGGACCGGCAACCCGGGTTAG
- a CDS encoding aminotransferase class V-fold PLP-dependent enzyme, which produces MLPCQKALFFLPESLHYLNCAYMAPLSKQVEAAGIEGIRRKRVPASITPADFFDESDAVRRRFARLIHLDDPMRVAIIPAVSYGLATVAKNVRLRPGQNIVVLHEQFPSNVYAWRRLQHECGVTLRTVKPPETATGRGRAWNERLLEAIDPDTGLVALPHVHWTDGTVFDLERIGAHARAVGAVFVVDGTQSVGALPFDVRAIRPDALVCAGYKWLLGPYGLGLAYYGPRFDDGVPLEENWITRRGSEDFAGLVRYTDAYQPGAVRYDVGERSNFALVPMLRAALDHLLAWGVENIRDYCRALCRDLIETARTMGFRVEDEAYRAAHLFGFRTPAGLSMDRLRAALDARHVSVSVRGNALRIAPHVYNDAADVDALREALHEAVHQPA; this is translated from the coding sequence ATGCTTCCCTGCCAGAAAGCCCTGTTTTTCCTTCCCGAATCCCTGCATTACCTGAACTGCGCCTACATGGCCCCGCTTTCGAAACAGGTCGAAGCGGCGGGCATCGAAGGGATCCGCCGGAAGCGGGTGCCCGCTTCGATCACCCCCGCCGACTTCTTCGACGAAAGCGATGCGGTCCGCCGGCGCTTTGCCCGGCTCATCCACCTGGATGACCCCATGCGGGTGGCGATCATCCCGGCGGTCTCGTACGGGCTGGCCACGGTGGCGAAAAACGTGCGGCTCCGGCCGGGGCAAAACATCGTCGTCCTCCACGAACAGTTTCCCAGCAACGTGTACGCCTGGCGGCGCCTGCAGCACGAGTGCGGCGTCACGCTCCGCACGGTGAAACCGCCGGAAACCGCAACCGGACGGGGACGCGCCTGGAACGAACGCCTCCTCGAAGCCATCGACCCCGATACCGGGCTGGTGGCCCTGCCTCACGTCCACTGGACGGACGGGACGGTGTTCGACCTCGAACGCATCGGGGCACACGCCCGAGCGGTGGGCGCCGTGTTCGTCGTGGACGGCACGCAGTCGGTCGGCGCCCTGCCGTTCGACGTGCGAGCGATCCGGCCGGATGCGCTCGTCTGCGCCGGCTACAAATGGCTGCTGGGCCCGTACGGCCTCGGCCTCGCCTACTACGGCCCCCGCTTCGACGACGGCGTCCCGCTCGAAGAAAACTGGATCACCCGCCGGGGCAGCGAAGACTTTGCGGGCCTGGTGCGCTACACCGATGCCTATCAGCCCGGCGCCGTCCGCTACGACGTGGGCGAACGGAGCAACTTCGCACTCGTCCCGATGCTGCGGGCCGCCCTCGACCACCTGCTCGCATGGGGGGTGGAAAACATCCGGGACTATTGCCGGGCGCTCTGCCGGGACCTGATCGAGACGGCCCGGACGATGGGCTTTCGCGTGGAGGACGAGGCGTACCGTGCCGCCCACCTCTTCGGCTTTCGCACGCCCGCCGGGCTTTCCATGGACCGTCTCCGGGCCGCGCTGGACGCCCGCCACGTCTCCGTCTCCGTACGCGGCAATGCCCTCCGCATCGCCCCGCACGTCTACAACGACGCCGCCGACGTCGACGCGCTCCGCGAGGCCCTGCACGAAGCCGTCCACCAGCCGGCCTGA
- a CDS encoding HEAT repeat domain-containing protein, producing MPRCSTLLRSLAVAGCALLALPAAAQETPPFDHPLFTGPVREAPLPPVELEHLHLDLRPGPAPERLAGRVTLRLVALVDSLDALLLAAPALHVDSVHLTLSDTLRRPAPFRLAPPDTLLIRPDTVLAAGTPFALEIAYTAAPRRGLYATGAFRWASDEPDVQAHWTPLLHTAGDRFTADVRWTVKAGERAYLFGLPKTGQARDDGTLTYHFTAPYPVAFHHLLPVSGPLAGGDTLPGARVTATYAAPPNRLDAAARTLAHVPEVIRFLTDHLRYPFPTPDLALVAVPGLHTGDAAAPGLVLLNAGDLLDERARLDENPDTTLARLLARQWFGTLVAADFWTDRWLDDAFPAYLGARFAAHVWGEEALALHMDRLAHTYRAETARYVRPLVWDRWEDPAQMRDAHSRAKGAWVLYMIRQAIGDEAFRRVLNRFLYAHDRSSVETGDFVRALEAETRRDWGPFFDQWVYAAGHPVLEVAYAHDAATGRLDVTVRQVQEGPLVPEVFEAEVVLEVETLAGTERFPLRLHRREARYTFPLRMPPRFVVFDAGSTLLAEVRMDQPVTAWVAQLRDAAAPVHRLRAARALATFREHPDLLFGLRSALAGEPDATVRAAIVETMGKVPPAPSVERALLDALSDPAPAVRAAALDGLGAFAGSEVVARRAVEIANTDRSYRVQAAAVRALARIGAPQALDVIRSALITPSHRDVIRQAALTGLARLDLPARTALDLALPYTEATHPAPVRIATLPLLHALAGTQPRARERLWALLDDPDPRVRRASLQTLLADGPADRARLERRLAEEPDPDLRFLLRRALERHAPSP from the coding sequence ATGCCACGCTGCTCCACGCTCCTCCGATCGCTGGCGGTGGCCGGATGCGCGCTGCTCGCCCTGCCGGCTGCGGCGCAGGAAACGCCACCGTTCGATCACCCGTTGTTCACGGGTCCGGTCCGGGAGGCACCGCTTCCGCCGGTCGAACTAGAGCACCTGCACCTGGATCTCCGGCCCGGCCCGGCACCGGAGCGCCTTGCGGGCCGGGTCACCCTCCGCCTCGTCGCCCTCGTCGACTCGCTCGACGCCCTGCTCCTGGCCGCCCCCGCGCTGCACGTGGATTCGGTGCACCTGACCCTCTCCGACACCCTGCGCCGCCCGGCACCGTTTCGCCTTGCCCCGCCGGACACCCTCCTCATCCGGCCGGACACCGTCCTCGCCGCCGGCACGCCCTTCGCGCTGGAGATCGCCTACACCGCCGCCCCCCGGCGCGGGCTGTATGCCACCGGCGCCTTCCGCTGGGCGAGCGACGAACCGGACGTGCAGGCCCACTGGACCCCCCTCCTGCACACCGCCGGCGACCGCTTCACCGCCGACGTGCGGTGGACCGTAAAAGCCGGAGAACGGGCCTACCTCTTCGGCCTCCCGAAGACCGGACAGGCCCGTGATGACGGCACCCTGACCTACCATTTCACCGCCCCCTACCCCGTCGCCTTTCACCACCTCCTCCCGGTGTCCGGCCCGCTCGCCGGCGGCGACACCCTGCCCGGCGCCCGCGTGACCGCGACCTACGCCGCTCCCCCGAACCGGCTCGACGCGGCAGCCCGCACCCTGGCCCACGTGCCCGAGGTGATCCGCTTCCTCACCGACCACCTGCGCTACCCCTTCCCGACGCCGGACCTTGCCCTCGTAGCCGTCCCCGGCCTCCATACCGGCGACGCAGCCGCCCCCGGCCTGGTGCTTCTGAATGCCGGCGACCTGCTCGACGAACGTGCCCGCCTCGACGAGAACCCGGACACGACGCTGGCCCGCCTGCTGGCCCGGCAGTGGTTCGGCACCCTCGTGGCGGCCGACTTCTGGACCGACCGCTGGCTCGACGACGCCTTCCCCGCCTACCTGGGCGCCCGGTTTGCCGCACACGTCTGGGGCGAAGAGGCGCTCGCGCTGCACATGGACCGCCTGGCACACACCTACCGGGCAGAGACGGCCCGCTACGTCCGCCCCCTCGTGTGGGATCGGTGGGAAGACCCGGCCCAGATGCGCGACGCCCACAGCCGCGCCAAAGGCGCCTGGGTCCTCTACATGATCCGCCAGGCCATCGGCGACGAGGCCTTCCGCCGGGTCCTCAACCGCTTCCTCTACGCGCACGACCGCTCCTCCGTCGAGACGGGCGACTTCGTGCGGGCGCTCGAAGCCGAGACCCGTCGAGACTGGGGGCCGTTCTTCGACCAGTGGGTCTACGCCGCCGGCCATCCGGTCCTGGAGGTCGCGTACGCGCATGACGCCGCCACCGGCCGGCTCGACGTGACCGTCCGGCAGGTGCAGGAAGGTCCTCTGGTGCCGGAGGTCTTCGAGGCCGAGGTCGTGCTGGAGGTCGAAACGCTGGCCGGCACCGAACGCTTCCCACTCCGCCTGCACCGGCGAGAGGCCCGGTACACGTTCCCGCTGCGCATGCCGCCGCGCTTCGTCGTCTTCGATGCCGGGAGCACGCTGCTGGCCGAGGTGCGGATGGACCAGCCGGTGACGGCCTGGGTCGCCCAGCTCCGGGATGCCGCCGCGCCGGTCCACCGCCTCCGGGCAGCCCGGGCGCTGGCTACCTTCCGGGAGCACCCGGACCTGCTCTTCGGTCTCCGGTCGGCCCTGGCGGGCGAGCCGGACGCCACCGTGCGGGCTGCCATCGTCGAGACGATGGGGAAGGTGCCGCCCGCCCCCAGCGTGGAGCGGGCGCTGCTCGACGCCCTGTCGGACCCCGCACCCGCCGTCCGTGCCGCTGCCCTCGACGGGCTCGGCGCCTTCGCCGGCTCGGAGGTCGTCGCCCGCCGTGCGGTGGAGATCGCCAACACCGACCGGAGTTACCGCGTGCAGGCGGCCGCCGTACGGGCCCTGGCCCGGATCGGCGCCCCGCAGGCGCTCGACGTGATCCGCTCCGCACTGATCACCCCTTCCCACCGCGACGTCATCCGGCAGGCCGCCCTCACCGGCCTGGCCCGGCTCGACCTGCCGGCCCGGACCGCCCTCGACCTCGCCCTGCCCTACACGGAAGCGACGCACCCCGCTCCCGTCCGCATCGCCACCCTGCCTCTGCTTCACGCCCTCGCCGGGACGCAGCCCCGCGCCCGCGAGCGGCTCTGGGCCCTCCTCGACGACCCCGACCCCCGGGTGCGCCGGGCCTCCCTGCAAACCCTCCTCGCCGACGGCCCCGCCGACCGGGCACGGCTCGAACGTCGCCTCGCCGAAGAACCCGACCCCGACCTCCGCTTCCTGCTCCGCCGCGCCCTGGAACGGCACGCTCCTTCCCCCTGA